The Setaria viridis chromosome 2, Setaria_viridis_v4.0, whole genome shotgun sequence DNA window TTCTCTCTTCATTACTCATTGCAATCATTTCCCCAACACATGCGCACATGTTCCATCCAGCGTGCACGCACAATCCTTAAAGACGAGAAGATTCCACCACGAACCAATAAAGTGGTGTTAAAGTTGGGGTCTCTGCTCTCTAATTCATCTCTCTTTTCTATTCCTCAATCTTTCAGCTAGTGTGTCCCCCATCTCATGTGAAAAGAGTTCAATCTTGTGGAATTTGTACTAGAACAGGCTAAACAATCCAATTTCTTGTTTTACTCATGGTTATGATTATGCTTCAGATTACGTCGAGAAGGTGGCGTTATCCCTTGGTCTTGAGAAATTATTCTTGCTTACTACACGGACTGCAGACTGGTATACCTTTGTTCTTCTCTTGACTCATTACATTCATGGCCCAAAACCTTTAGCGTTATCTAAATGGTTCTGTTCTCTGATACCTTAGTTTATGTAGAATTACCACGTTTCCCCGTTAGTATCAGGGTCTATCAACATTTTGTAGAGCATATGGCTATAGTGTGCATTGAATGCAGTCTCTAGGTTGGTGTGCTCCATGCAACATTTCTTTAACCCACTTGACTTtcgttttatttttcatttcatCTTTAAGAATCTGCTTGATCATCTGGAATGCTGCTTTCACATGGCTTGGTCAGGACCTGTTCAGTTACTGAATATACAATTATCACCTGGGAAAAACAACATTGATGTCCAGTATGCGGATAACAacattgttttgttttttggcTTTCTGTGTGCTTCAACCTTGTGCTTAATTTTGAAACGTTGCAGGTTTGTGCGGCGTGGCTTCTCCGAGTGCTCTATTGATTCTATTCCTGAGCAGAGGAGAAAACGTATCAATCTGTCACGTGGATCCAAGTATTACATAAAGCAGCTCCAGCCAAAGCATGCCGGTGTTACTACCAACAATTTTATCATCAGATGACACAATATTCATGAAACTTGGTGCAACTTGAGAAGATGTCTGCAACGATTACATCAATTTTGCTCCCTGCCCAAGGGCGCAATTCAGACAGAAAACAATTTTTCTACTGACAGTGTATTCGAGTGAGAGTTGTTTTCATATTTACATGTGTAAAGTGAATTCAGTTTCACAACAGAATTGTGGCAGAGAATAAATAGCTAATTGAGTTCCAATGTATACCCTATTAACCAGCAATGTCACAATAACAAATAGAGGTATGCATCCAGAATTAACTACCTCTTCAGCTTTTCGTAAGAACTAGTTAAACCATGGGCTCTATCCATAGCTGTCAAAACACTCTGAAAAGAAAGTAAAGTGAGGTATTTCTCTGGCTGATCACTCATTGTGCTCCAGGAAAGTTAAATGTGCTTCCTTTTTTTATGCGTTCGTGTGGGTCTGCAAAAAGAAGCAGAGTTGTTATCCGCCAGCTGGATCGACAGGTTTTCTAGTTTTGCTGCCAACCAAGAgtttggtttttttttaagtATGGAAAGTCGAATTGCTTATTCTGATAACGACTTTGTTCTGCCGAGATCAAAGGCAAAAAAGGCTTTTCTACCTTTCATGGTACAAAGAGCATATCAAGGAAAAATATTAATTTCCGTGTACGAGATGCTGAAATCATTGGCAAGGCTTTTCTTCCGCTGATGTCAGAGGCAAAGCTTTTCTCTTTGAGAGGCTGGTACGTATGGACTGCACATGCATTGCGAATTTTAGTGTGTTTTGCATCAGATTGCACATGGACGGCGAAGTCGTTCGGAAGCACGCGACGTTTCCGAGCGCCGGCAAGAGGTTCGATGCCAACCAGCCACACGATGCAGCGGCAGACGGCCGAAGGTGACAGCAGCAAATTAGGAATCACacctcgcagcagggttcagaACTTAGGTGAGGTTCTTAATAACCAACCACAAGACGAGGTTGAATTGAAGGTGCATGGTGCTGCGTCACACCGACCTGACGAAAAGCTAACATGGACATGCCGCAGCTGCCAAGCAAATAAGCAATTGCTCCAGGTCTTGCATTTTCTTGGCTTGTAGACCTGAGTCGTGTTGGAATTTCTCTCTGATGGAGACCACACCTGCATGAAATCAACATCAAGTGTTGAAAACAGGGTCCACGACCACAAGAGGTCTCGGCTTCAGATCTGGGGTCACACGGTTTCTTGCATTATGACATTCTGATAAGTTTACTTGTGAGCTGCCAGAAGATCAGTGCTTACCCAAGATGTAACCtcttatcattattttttgacCCGAAGATGTATTTTTTATCACGAAAGAAACACGTGCAGAGCTCTTGGCTTCTTGCTAACGTCTCGTTAAAAAAAGGACAGGTTGCTTCGTGCTTGCTACATGTGTGGTGTACGCGATTATACATGTGCAATTAGGAACATatatgtttagatactaattaggaggattaaatatgagctaattagttttgtaattcttaatactcctaattagtatctaaacattcgatatgacaggaaCTAAACTTTGGTCCGTGaaaccaaacacgcccttagaCGTTTGGGGTGATTGGAGCATGACACGGCGAGTCCAGTTCTGATCCCGCGACATTTCTTTGTTCCtaattccttctttttcttaccCAACAAAGTTCATTGccactccttccgtcccaaattactatttattttgattttctaggtagatagattttattatacacatagatatatacttatatctatatatctagatatatagttttgggACGGTAGGAATAGATGCCTAGGTGCTGATACAGTGAACATGCACGGAGAAGTTGTGGTGTGTTCTGCCTCAGGTGTCGTACCTCGACTCTATGATGTGATCGCACATGCATGGACGGCCAAATGCGCAGCTGGACGGACGCGATGCATTCGAGCCGGCAGGAGGTTGGAGCGCCCTGTCGTGTTCACGGATGAATGTTTCGAGTGCATCGTGCTCCTGTACTGAGCACACACCTTGCTGATGAACGTAGACAAGGCTACGCTGCTacttttctctttcctttaTATTTTTGTAATTTGTAATGTAAATTGGCAACAAAACATCTCTGTCCAAACCTGACGTGGAGGCAAAGGCGCAGCCAATGTGATGTGTGTCATAGAGTGTGTTTGGTTACATGGCTTAGATCTAGCCTGGTTAAGATCTAGCCTGTCTCAGCTAGTATGCCCGATTCGAGCATACTAGTATAGCCTGACTTAGATGCTCTTTTTGTATTGCGCTGGCCTGGCTATGTACTATGGACAGGCAACCAAACAATCAAGCTGCATTAGACTAGTCTGGTCAGGGACTTAACCAAGCAACCAAGCACAACCATAGGGATCGCATATAGCATGAGCTTGACTAGTTGAGAGTCAGCAAACTGTTCTACTTCTACCTCTGGACCAAGACTTGGTCACTGTTGTACTGAACGTGTCTACTGATCCAGGCCTGGAAAAACGGGCAGTCCACCGCAAACACAAAACATAGCGAAGCTGAACGCCTCACGTGCACACGAACCAACAGTGATTTTTTCTGATCAGACTGTTCAAATTGTTAGGTCAAGTCAGAGGATCGATCCGAGCAAAGTGCGCCAGAGTCAAACATCACGGGGCGCCCGAGCGAGACCCGGCGGCTAACGCGCAGATAGGCAGCAGCGTAACGGCTAAGAAACGGACCAAAACTGTAGACAGAAGACACCAATTTGCGCACTCCATAATCCCGGGTTGAATTCCACCAGAAACACGGCAACCCACGGAATACACACCAGCCATAACCATCATCCAATCAACACCGACAGAGTACTACTAGCAGTCTCATTGCAGGGAGTTCATAAACGAAAAGAGACGATAACGAAGCACAAGAACGCTACTGCCCAGTTGGGTTCCGGTCCTTCCATGAGGTTGTCCCACTTGCTGTCATCTTGAATCCGCCGTCGGTCCTCTCTCAGAAGCAGGCGTCcaggaggcagcagcagcagagggcAGCCAAGCTGTTCAGGCACGAGGAAAATCAACATCAGATAAGATCAAACGAAAGCAAGCATATTCCGGTTCTAGAATATGCGTTACTGAAATGTAAAGTCACCATGGTCCATAGCTTTAACCCATAGCTGTAATATACTTGTTCAAAATGCCCAGCCAatgttttcgaaaaaaaaaatgcccAGCCATCCATTGACATATTCCGGTTTCCAATTGTGATATTGTAAGTACAACGCTAGTGCTAGAGCATCTATCATATCTCGTTGGTATTAGCGCGTCAACGGAAAGAAATAtactatgttttttttaaaaaaaatgagagaaatATTATCCCATCCCAAGCGACCTCACCCCGAAGGAATCTGAAAATCCCAGGGCTTTCACACTGACAACTACCCCTACTTCTCTGTGGAAGTGCAGCAAGAATGGACCTGCGGAGACTCGGAAGCCCCACCGCACGTCTCAGATCGGACGGTCCAGGCAGCACGAGGGAGAAGACAAGCCTCGGCCCCATGGAATACGTGTGCGCGTTTGCGTGCAGCGACCGACACGTCACCAAGGACACGAGGCAGGCGGCTACCTTTTCCAAGGGTAGGGTGGTTCACGCGTCAAGTCACGGCCCCACACACCGCGGCGAACGTGCGCACGCACGAGCATGGCGGCCACCGCCAtcaccggccgcgccggcgctggcAGATCTGACCCGTAATCTGAACGAAGTCGCCAACCCTCTAAACTAGCCCTAAACTTTTGACCTAATCGGGCAAGGAAATTCCAGAGACATCCAATCTAGTATCAAGTAGCAGCACACGAGCATGCGCAGCACAAAAGTGGAAGGGACACGAGGAGGAGGGAATCAGGAACGTACCATCCCTCCATGAAGGAAGGCCCGCTGCTCTGCTGCTGCCGGGGAGGCTGCTGCGCGTACGGCGGCGGGTAGCCCTGCTGCGGGTAGCCCTGCGCCGGCGGGGGGTAGCCGGCCGGCGGGTACCCCGGCGGCGGGTAGCCGTCCTTCCCCGGGTAGCCTGGAAAAATCAAGATCCAAACGCCAGGGATTTTAGCCTCACGAATCACGAAAGTAACAAAGGGAACACAAAAGAGGTGAAGCAAACAGAATCCAGTAAGGAGACGGGAagagaagccgccgccgcaccttgCTGCGGCGGGACGCCGACGGGGGGCTGCTGGCCGTAGTAGctcatctccctcttcttcttcggttCTTCCTTGCGATCGGACGCGGAGCAGAGGCAGGGTCAGGGGAGCTTTCGCTGGTTCGTTCGGTTTGGGTGGGGTTGTGGTTTGGGCGAGAGCGAGACGGGGGTGGACGGGTCTTGGGCCGGGCGGTTTATAATTTATAGAGGGGAACGGGTCGTGTATTTCCTGGTGATTTCTCCCCTTAGCCGTTTGCCTTGCCAACCGCGTCGTCGGGGAACGTGGTGGTGGCCCCCGGTGTCTGGTCCCTGGTGGTGGGCCATTTGTGTAACCCGCCTGACCCGGGATCATTATTGTTGTTTGGCTGCGTTGCGGGCCAGCCGCCGCCACGAGAGGTTTGGCAAGAGGCGGCGTGTTCCAGGGGGTGTGGCCACCGGCGGATTCCTGGCGGTGGTGTAACGCCGCAGGCCGCAGCCGCACCAAACTTTGCCGGGAAAGTGCCAGTTATTCTGGTTTCAGATGAAAGAGTTGCCGTGACGAAAACAAGGGATGGGATGAAACTGCTGGTCAGTTGAAGCAGCAGAAAGATGGAGAAAGTCCGGATCACATCGAAGTATCGAACAGAACATGCAAGCTCGATGCTGAAATTACGAGcgtgttcggctggacttataagccggctgaaaagctgaaacggctgatttgttatgagagaaaaatactgtttggtggttgataagtcagctgaagcgaacatgcccgtACAATAGGAGTGGCTTGGTGTAACAGAACGAGGAGCAGAGATGCTTCTGGTCATTTCTCTGTTGCTTCGCCGCGTCGTCGTCAGCTTCGATGGATGGATTAACACGTCGCAACCACCAGGCGCAGCCGTGTCCAACGCTCGTCTCGTCATCAACTGATTTTACTCCTACGGACGTGCCACGGCCGCCGTCTTCGTCAACACGCGCTAACTTATCTTTGAGGGCTTGAGGCGGTGGCCATGGTGTGTGGTCACCCCAAAATGAAGCTGAGAAACCACCCGTTTAATTTGCTTCTCTACGAACATGCACGGGGAACGCCTGGACGTCCTCGGAACAGGGCGTGAAACATTGAAACAGAGCAACACTGGAACATTGGCGGCaagacggcgacgacgaggaagacgaggaCGTCGAAAACATGCCAGCCAGAGCATGGCAGGGCGCTACATCAGAACAAGGTGGAAGCTGAAGATATGTTTTTCTTTGTGCGAAGCAAAGGGGGGGTTCCCTGATTACACGAGGCTATCATGCCTCGCCGATCCCTAAATTTAATCCAGATCATCCTGAACTCGAGTTCTAGAATCGCGTGGTGTGCTGGCGTTTTGTAGCGGATCCAGTCCACCACGCATGTCGCGGTGGCGCACTCGAGGCGCTCGCTAGAAGCAGCTGCCCAAACAGTCGCACACGATCTGCATGCAGGATTTGTGAAGTGCAGAATGACAGAATAAGAGCCGAAGCATATAAGGCTAATCTCaatggagagtttcattttgatgtttccaagagaaccacataagcaacatgaaaatgaaattgtatTTGGaactacctctacaatgcaaaatttcatggtgtagtttcatatgcactacatgcaagacatgtgttggtaactgtgcatacctggtttcatctagatgaaacccctcttacctctctcctcattaactcactgccacatcatcaaaaatgctaacatggcaccctaattaatgtgcatgaaacttcTATGAAACCTGCACTGGGATTAGTTTAAGTGCTGGCCTATTACTGATTCAGTTTGGCTACTCTCCGtccaaattacaattcgttttgacttttctaaatgtataatttttactatgtatcaaaatataaatatatatctaggtgcataactaattagaaaagtcaaaacgaatagtaactTGGGATAGAAGGAGTACTCCATAATCACGGAATTGTTTTGATTGTTTGATCATCTCATTGTACTCCTCTGCTGCCACAAATGAATTGTATTCCCACCATCTTAAAACGCGAGAGGTATTTGTCGCTTGGATAACTTTTTGACCAACAAATACTCTATTACTAAGTGGTCTTTGTcataaaataaattttaattagatttactagcaaatatgccGTGCATTGCAATGGGCAGGGTggtaaaaaaaatctcaaacaCCGAAATCGAATCGAACCAAGCTTACTGATTTCgtcgattttatttatttatttattgttgttatgtTCGGTTCTGATTTTCAATCTGTTAGGTGTTTGTTATGGTTTTGAGTTAACGAAACCAATATCATCGAAGAACAAATAGAAGCAATGGAACCTCCATCAGTGTTGTAAACCAATATCACCAAAGAACAAATAgaagcaacaccaccaccattAACGTGTGATTTCACTAAGAGCTAAGTTGATTTAGACAACGGctaaatcacaaaaaaaatatggttTGTACACTTAGTCTGATTTttagtttataaaaaaaaggaataaacagAGCGGACAAATCAAATTAACTTGTAGCTACTGATCACTGGGAGAGGTGACTTAAAATACTTTGCTAAGAGCAAGTATTTTCGCTTTCTAAAATTGATAAATGCAGCTAACCTTGTCATTGATGGCCATATGAGTTTATCGCAGATAGGGACAAGACCTTCGATGTTCCGATCCTCCATCCAACGGTGGTCTTTCGCCAAAGCACATGGAGCTTCAGCCACAAAAGGAGACGCAAATTTAGTAATCTACGTCTCCACGAGGGTCACATAGAAGCGCGTCTCCAATGACCTCTCATTAGAAACGAAAATTTGAAGATGTGAAAAACCCGCATCTCCTATGTATGTTAACCCGCGTCTTCTTTAAAGTTTCCTTACATAGTGGTGCGTCCTGGACGCGCGCCGCCTGGGCCGGAGCTCGTGGCACGAAAGTCcatgcctccacctccacctccatgaCCACCGTCTCCTCATTCGAGTGCGCAATCGATGGTTGGATCCGGGCAGGCGGGGCGTCGGGTGGAGGCGGCCCAAGAATGGAGATGGGTGTGGAGGTCACCGGAATCGGACGACGGACATCGCCGACGGCGTTCAATCTTTTTACAGAAACCCCTCGGAATGGATCCCGGTTAATAGTCATGATCCAAAACTTTAAATTAAACCttctaaattggatcgcgattaataatcgtgATCCACGTATTTACATAAAAACTCCTAAGTTGGATCGGGATCCAATTATTTACATAAATACCCtacatattttcataatggtccctccgccatggctgctgctggGTTCCCCTTCCCGCGCCGCTCCGCGATTGCCTCACCGTCGCGTCTCCTCCTCCCGATCCCCGTCCCCCTTCCCCGCCGAATCTCTCCTGCCGCATgcgccctcctccctccgccattgccaaCCCCCAATAATCGTCAGACcgggcggcgccgtcgtggcGCGCCGGCCTGCCGTGGTTTGGCGCCGCCGTTCAGGCGCGCGGGAGCGAGGGCCTTGCAAGAGGTAACTGGTAGTTCTGGGATAGGAACCGTGAAAGCTCGCCGTCATCCCCGTCGCCAGAGGCGCGCACCGTTTTGGCAGCGGCTACAGGTCGCCGTCATCGCCAGTTCGCCATGGAAGAAGCCGGAGGCGGTTGTTTGTTAATCCGTCCTTGGCACCCGTGATGTTCACCACTTGACTGTCCGATGTACTGATGCTGTTTGCATCTTGGTGCTCTGGACTCGAAACTAATTTCTCGCTTGTATTTCCTGATCATCGATCTCTTTTGCGGGACAGTGATGCCCATCGATGTGATTTCCATTTCCCTTTATTACAAATGACGCAGTATACCCCATCCTCAAGCACGCGTGCTCCTCCAATGTACAATTACACagcaagaagcagcagcagctgcagcgtaGCCAGCCCGACGAGTGACGCACGGCCGGTTCATCGCCCTTTGCTCTGGCACGCTCGCTTCAGAGGCACCGGCGGGTCCGAGAGCGCGCCGGCGACGATCTGGTCGAACACAAACTTGTTGGCGGCCTCGGTGAAGTGCACGCCGTCCCAGCTCACCCTCTTGGAGGGGTCCGCGCACGACTTTCCCACCACCACCCACGTCCCGTTCACCTGCTTCTTCCCGCCGCAGCCGATGTTCAGATCGAAGTTGTACCGGCCGCCGCCATACCCGCAGCAGGTCAGCAGAGGATCGTCAAAGCCTGCATtgcaaacaacaacaacaacacatGAAGTTTCCACGAACCCTAGAATGTGATTCTACCGTGTGCGTGCGTCCGGTTTAGGCCCGCGCTGTATAAGTACTATCTATTTCTTCTTAATGgaatgatgcgcagctctcctgcgtattctagaaaaaaaaagtttccaCGAACCCAGTGCTCAGTTAAGAGACTATGCATTCGTTTTGTTCATCAGACGGGACGATTGCGCCTTACCGAGCTTCTTGGCTTCGCTAATCAGCTTGTACTTGGCGGTGTAGACGTCAACGTAGGTGAACGCGGCGTCAGGGTGCGTCTTCCGGAGGCTTGCCACGGTCTCCTTGAGCCTGAGGTTGAAGAGCTGCGCCACCTTGTTGTAGGTGACGGAGCAGCCGGCGCCATCCGTGGGAGCGGCGAGGTCGGGGCGGTGGAGCAGCGCGTAGGGCAGGCAGCCGAGCGGCCCCGTGTTGTGGATCCAGAAGTACCTTCCTCCGCGCGAGTAGACAGTCTGCAGGTTTGCATAAGATTCAGTAATGAGCAGAGCATCCATGTAAAGGTGGGTGCGGCTTTGCGCTATCTCCGTCAAGGAGCAACGTGATGCTGTTCCGTTTTGTGGTGCGTGTTCAGTGAGCTGCAATGCACCTGGATTATGAATGTGAGCCTCTCCATCAGATCAGGAATGATGGCTTCGACTTCTTCAGTTGTGTTGTTAACAAAGTAGCTTGAGGTGATGTCATTTTGCCCGATGTCGAAGGTGTAAAGCGCCTGGGAGAAGTATTCTGCCCTTGGTAGGAGCTCCCTGTAGATACCACCTACACGTAAAAACAGAAGAGTAATTAATTCAAAGATCAGAGCAGAGAtgctaaggggtgtttggttcctcgagctaaagtttagtccatgtcacatcgaatattcggaggctaattaggagggctaaatatgagttaattataaaactaattgcacataaggaggctaaacgacgagacgaatctattaagcctaattaatccatcattaacaaatgtttACTGCAG harbors:
- the LOC117842494 gene encoding protein CYSTEINE-RICH TRANSMEMBRANE MODULE 13, with translation MSYYGQQPPVGVPPQQGYPGKDGYPPPGYPPAGYPPPAQGYPQQGYPPPYAQQPPRQQQSSGPSFMEGCLAALCCCCLLDACF
- the LOC117842492 gene encoding GDSL esterase/lipase ACHE codes for the protein MATSTATAATGAANTAALLLSLVLVLLAPRASGAAGAGRGDCHFPAIFNFGDSNSDTGGLSSLFGAAPPPNGRTFFGMPAGRYSDGRLVIDFIAESLGIPHLSAYLNSIGSNFTQGANFATAGSSIRRQNTSLFLSGFSPISLDVQSWEFEQFINRSQFVYSNKGGIYRELLPRAEYFSQALYTFDIGQNDITSSYFVNNTTEEVEAIIPDLMERLTFIIQTVYSRGGRYFWIHNTGPLGCLPYALLHRPDLAAPTDGAGCSVTYNKVAQLFNLRLKETVASLRKTHPDAAFTYVDVYTAKYKLISEAKKLGFDDPLLTCCGYGGGRYNFDLNIGCGGKKQVNGTWVVVGKSCADPSKRVSWDGVHFTEAANKFVFDQIVAGALSDPPVPLKRACQSKGR